From Triticum aestivum cultivar Chinese Spring chromosome 4A, IWGSC CS RefSeq v2.1, whole genome shotgun sequence, a single genomic window includes:
- the LOC123086618 gene encoding transcriptional corepressor SEUSS, translating to MVSSGPPNPMGPGQPMGAASLLRTNSSLLSGGQQGMGSGGMLQSQSPFSSLVSPRTQFGGNGLLGGSSNVSPLLNRQSFGNGGAVPGPGQMANGGLPMNTLQQRGGLDGAGDLIGMGGSDPMSSSQVSLGNHLGSDNLQQQQQKMDMQDLQQQQQQHHHQLPMSYNQQQVPTQPLQLHATVKMENGGSIGGVKLEQQMGQLDQNGPAQMMRNAGNVKFEPHQLQSLRGLGAVKMEQPNSDPSAFLQQQQQQQQHHLLQLTKQNPQAAAAAQLNLLQQQRIMHMQQQQQQQILKNLPLQRNQLQQQQQQQQQQQQHQHHQQQLLRQQSLNIRTPGKPASYEPGTCAKRLTHYMYHQQNRPQDNNIEYWRNFVNEYFAPTAKKRWCVSLYGTGRQTTGVFPQDVWHCEICNRKPGRGFETTVEVLPRLCQIKYASGTLEELLYIDMPRESKNASGQIVLDYTKAIQESVFEQLRVVREGHLRIIFNPDLKIASWEFCARRHEELIPRRSIIPQVSQLGAVVQKYQAAAQNPTSLTTQDMQNNCNSFVACARQLAKALEVPLVNDLGYTKRYVRCLQIAEVVNCMKDLIDHSKQTGSGPIDSLHKFPRRTPSGINPLQPQQQQPEEQQSVPQSSNQSGQNSAPMAGAQASASANADVTSNNSLSCAPSTSAPSPTVMGILQGSIDSSQDHLMSSANGQYNSGNNGAIPKVNPASSLQSNPSTSFPSQVPISSNNNMMPALQNTNQLSSPAVSSNLPPMQPPATRSQEPEQSDAQSSVERILQEMMSSQMNGVGHAGNDMKRPNGFTPGINGVNYLVGNAVTNHSGVGGMGLGAMGGFGSNPTANGLRMAVTNNAMAMNGRMGMHQSAHDLSQLGQQQQQQQQQQQHDIGNQLLGGLRAGNSFNNLQYDWKPSQ from the exons ATGGTTTCCTCAGGTCCCCCGAACCCAATGGGACCTGGGCAGCCAATGGGTGCTGCTTCTCTTCTCCGGACGAATTCCAGCCTGCTCAGTGGTGGCCAGCAGGGAATGGGTAGCGGCGGCATGCTTCAGTCACAGTCCCCATTCTCATCTCTTGTTTCCCCGCGCACACAGTTTGGTGGGAATGGCCTGCTTGGAGGGTCCTCGAATGTCTCCCCCCTGCTCAACAGGCAGTCCTTTGGAAATGGGGGGGCTGTGCCGGGTCCAGGGCAAATGGCTAATGGCGGGCTTCCGATGAATACACTTCAGCAAAGAGGGGGGCTTGATGGTGCTGGTGACTTGATTGGCATGGGTGGATCTGATCCTATGTCATCCTCCCAGGTTAGTTTGGGCAATCACCTAGGTTCAGATAacttgcagcagcagcagcagaagatggatATGCAGGAtttgcaacagcagcagcagcagcaccaccaccaacTACCGATGTCTTACAATCAGCAGCAAGTGCCAACGCAACCGCTGCAGCTGCATGCTACAGTGAAGATGGAGAATGGCGGCAGCATAGGTGGAGTCAAATTAGAACAGCAGATGGGACAGCTTGACCAAAATGGCCCAGCCCAGATGATGCGCAATGCTGGCAATGTAAAATTTGAGCCACATCAGTTGCAATCATTGAGGGGTTTGGGTGCGGTGAAGATGGAGCAACCGAATTCAGATCCATCAGCATTcttgcagcaacagcagcagcagcagcagcaccattTGTTACAGCTCACGAAGCAGAACCCTCAAGCTGCTGCGGCGGCCCAACTGAACCTTTTGCAACAACAGCGTATCATGCatatgcagcagcagcaacaacaacagatTCTGAAGAACCTTCCTTTACAGAGAAATCAattacagcagcagcagcagcaacaacaacagcagcaacaacatcaACATCATCAGCAGCAGTTACTTCGTCAACAAAGTCTAAACATAAGGACTCCAGGAAAGCCGGCTTCCTATGAGCCAGGTACCTGTGCAAAGAGACTGACCCATTACATGTATCATCAACAAAACAGGCCACAG GATAATAATATTGAGTACTGGAGAAACTTTGTCAACGAGTATTTCGCGCCCACTGCCAAAAAGAGGTGGTGTGTATCTCTCTATGGAACTGGTCGTCAAACTACTGGAGTTTTCCCTCAG GATGTCTGGCACTGTGAAATATGCAATCGGAAGCCTGGCCGGGGCTTTG AGACAACAGTTGAGGTCTTACCGCGATTATGCCAAATCAAATATGCGAGTGGGACATTGGAAGAACTATTGTATATTGATATGCCACGTGAATCCAAAAATGCATCTGGTCAGATTGTTTTGGACTATACTAAAGCAATCCAGGAAAGTGTCTTTGAGCAATTGCGTGTTGTACGCGAGGGGCATCTAAGGATAATTTTTAATCCAGACCTCAAG ATTGCATCTTGGGAGTTCTGTGCTAGGCGTCATGAGGAACTTATCCCACGGAGGTCAATAATACCACAG GTTAGTCAGCTTGGCGCAGTTGTACAAAAGTACCAGGCTGCTGCTCAAAATCCAACGAGTTTAACAACTCAGGACATGCAGAATAATTGCAATTC GTTTGTTGCATGTGCCCGCCAACTGGCTAAAGCTCTGGAGGTGCCTTTGGTAAATGATTTAGGATACACAAAACGATATGTCCGCTGCCTTCAG ATTGCAGAGGTGGTAAACTGTATGAAAGATTTGATTGACCACAGCAAGCAGACTGGATCTGGACCAATCG ATAGCCTGCATAAATTTCCTCGGAGGACTCCATCAGGGATCAACCCTCTTCAACCACAGCAGCAACAACCTGAAGAACAGCAATCTGTTCCGCAGAGTTCAAACCAGAGTGGTCAAAATTCTGCCCCTATGGCTGGGGCGCAGGCTTCTGCCTCTGCCAATGCAGATGTGACATCAAATAATTCTCTCAGTTGTGCACCCTCTACATCTGCACCTTCACCAACTGTTATGGGGATTCTTCAGGGTTCAATTGATTCTAGCCAAGATCATCTAATGAGCAGTGCAAATGGTCAGTATAACAGTGGGAATAATGGTGCAATTCCCAAGGTGAACCCGGCAAGTTCATTACAGTCAAATCCTTCTACCTCTTTCCCTTCCCAGGTACCTATATCATCCAATAACAACATGATGCCTGCCCTTCAGAATACAAACCAACTCAGTTCCCCAGCAGTATCATCAAACTTGCCGCCAATGCAGCCTCCTGCAACTCGATCTCAGGAGCCTGAGCAAAGTGATGCCCAAAGCTCGGTTGAGAGAATCTTGCAAGAGATGATGTCATCACAAATGAATGGTGTTGGCCATGCAGGGAATGACATGAAGAGACCAAACGGATTTACTCCTGGTATTAATGGGGTTAACTACTTAGTTGGTAATGCTGTCACAAATCACTCTGGAGTCGGAGGAATGGGGTTGGGGGCCATGGGTGGGTTCGGTTCAAATCCTACAGCTAATGGATTGAGAATGGCAGTGACGAACAATGCAATGGCAATGAACGGGAGGATGGGAATGCATCAAAGCGCACATGACCTATCACAGTtgggccagcagcagcagcaacaacagcagcagcagcagcatgacaTAGGAAATCAGCTGTTGGGTGGACTTAGAGCAGGAAATAGCTTCAATAATCTTCAGTATGATTGGAAACCCTCTCAATAG